In Armatimonadota bacterium, the following proteins share a genomic window:
- a CDS encoding efflux RND transporter permease subunit — protein sequence MSLAELSIRRPVAVLMVLSALLVLGLLAYARMPVELFPNVQFPFVTVATPYPGAGPEEVEALITRPIEEQVSSLTHVRRVISASREGSSVVGIEFVLGTNLDSAVAEVRQRVDLVKATLPRDAGAPTVRRFDVGSLPVVFLGLGGGVSGYELRRLAEEVVTPRLERVPGVAAVSVSGGRVREIRVEVSQDRLRALGLSVLDIQDALRRENLNVPSGAVRQGDWEVLVRVTGEFRTVEDMAALPLPRPGASPVRLGDVAEIRDAVKDPDRLTRLDGRESVGLAVYTQADANTVTVADGVRRVVEELRPALPPGVSLVVARDDSVFIRESVADVQGNLLLGAALATAVVFLFLHNLRSTAVIALALPAAIVATYLPMYFAGFSLNVLSLLGLAIAIGLMVDNAIVVTENITRHLEEEVPPAEAARRGAREIELAVMASNLANVAVFLPIAFMRGLVGQFFRQFGLTVAFANLFSILIGFTLTPMLAARWLRPASRAGTPRWAAPFAWWDRAYGRLADRYRTLLAWALDHRAQVLAAAAALFAVSVLVVASPLVGKEFMPSGDSGQFQVDITMPPGASLSQTDRAAAAAERRLRQIPDVASVFTVVGGADTVLGVSEGGSQRAQILVSLIDRSRRSRSVDQVMADLRARIRDVPAAQMKVGAPGVTGGTAPVQVEVTGPDPQVLQRLADRIREIVASTPGTVNVDTTLRPGKTEVLVVLDRVRLAQFGLSTAEVGAQLRTSLAGTSITRFRADGTEYDITVRSEPADRESVARLGAIAVGRVGGAPVRLSDVAVLELRRGPVSIDRLNRQRLVTVTASLHGRPLGAVVDDIRARLTGVTVPPGYMVRFGGEAEFQREAFGDMLFALALGTVLVYMTIAAQFESLLSPLAIMASVPLAGVGVVAMLLLTRTTVSIMSLLGIVMLAGIVVNNAILLIEFVTQQRRQGVPRREALLQAARMRLRPILMTALVSVMGGLPVALGLGISGAEWRRPLGIAVLGGLATSTVLTLVVIPVVYTLLDDLTLVVRRRAPAAAPAVHPVAGASGGEDSRP from the coding sequence ATGTCGCTCGCCGAGCTGTCCATCCGCCGCCCCGTGGCCGTGCTGATGGTCCTGTCGGCCCTGCTGGTCCTGGGCCTGCTGGCGTATGCGCGCATGCCGGTCGAGCTGTTTCCCAACGTCCAGTTCCCGTTTGTGACCGTAGCCACCCCTTACCCCGGGGCCGGACCGGAAGAGGTCGAAGCCCTGATCACCCGCCCCATCGAAGAGCAGGTGAGCTCCCTCACCCACGTGCGCCGGGTGATCTCCGCCTCCCGGGAAGGCTCGTCGGTGGTGGGGATCGAGTTCGTCCTGGGCACCAACCTGGACAGCGCGGTGGCCGAGGTGCGCCAGCGGGTGGATCTGGTGAAGGCCACCCTCCCCCGCGATGCGGGGGCGCCCACCGTCCGGCGGTTTGACGTGGGGTCTCTGCCGGTGGTGTTCCTGGGCCTGGGCGGAGGGGTCTCGGGGTACGAGCTGCGCCGCCTGGCCGAGGAGGTGGTCACGCCGCGGCTGGAACGGGTGCCCGGCGTGGCCGCGGTCAGCGTCTCCGGGGGCCGCGTCCGGGAGATCCGGGTCGAGGTGAGCCAGGACCGCCTGCGCGCCCTGGGCCTGTCGGTGCTGGACATCCAGGACGCTCTGCGGCGCGAGAATCTGAACGTTCCCAGCGGCGCGGTCCGGCAGGGCGACTGGGAGGTCCTGGTGCGCGTGACGGGGGAGTTCCGCACGGTCGAGGACATGGCCGCTTTGCCCCTGCCGCGCCCGGGGGCTTCCCCGGTGCGCCTGGGAGACGTCGCGGAGATTCGGGATGCGGTGAAGGACCCCGACCGCCTCACGCGCCTGGACGGCCGCGAGAGCGTGGGGCTGGCCGTGTACACGCAGGCCGACGCCAATACCGTGACCGTCGCCGACGGCGTGCGGCGGGTGGTGGAGGAGCTGAGGCCGGCCCTGCCACCGGGGGTCTCCCTGGTCGTGGCGCGGGACGACTCGGTGTTCATCCGGGAGTCGGTGGCCGACGTGCAGGGCAACCTGCTGCTGGGCGCGGCGCTGGCCACCGCCGTGGTCTTCCTGTTCCTGCACAACCTGCGCAGCACCGCCGTCATTGCCCTGGCGCTGCCGGCCGCCATTGTGGCCACCTACCTGCCCATGTACTTTGCGGGGTTCTCCCTCAACGTCCTGTCGCTGCTGGGGCTGGCCATTGCCATCGGCCTGATGGTGGACAATGCCATCGTGGTCACCGAGAACATCACCCGCCATCTGGAGGAGGAAGTCCCGCCCGCCGAGGCCGCCCGGCGCGGCGCCCGGGAGATCGAGCTGGCGGTGATGGCATCCAACCTGGCCAACGTGGCCGTTTTTCTGCCCATCGCCTTCATGCGCGGGCTGGTGGGACAGTTCTTCCGGCAGTTCGGCCTCACCGTGGCATTCGCCAACCTGTTCAGCATTCTCATCGGCTTCACCCTGACCCCCATGCTGGCGGCCCGGTGGCTGCGCCCGGCCTCCCGGGCGGGCACGCCGCGGTGGGCTGCGCCATTCGCGTGGTGGGACCGGGCCTACGGCCGCCTGGCGGATCGCTACCGCACCCTGCTGGCGTGGGCCCTGGATCACCGGGCGCAGGTCCTGGCGGCGGCGGCCGCGCTGTTCGCGGTCAGCGTTCTGGTGGTGGCCTCGCCTCTGGTGGGCAAGGAGTTCATGCCCTCCGGAGACTCCGGCCAGTTCCAGGTGGATATCACCATGCCCCCCGGAGCGTCGCTGAGCCAGACCGACCGCGCCGCCGCAGCCGCCGAGCGCCGTCTGCGCCAGATCCCGGACGTGGCGTCCGTGTTCACCGTGGTCGGCGGCGCCGATACCGTGCTCGGCGTCAGCGAGGGGGGCAGCCAGCGAGCGCAGATCCTCGTGAGCCTGATCGACCGCAGCCGCCGCAGTCGGTCGGTGGACCAGGTGATGGCCGACCTGCGGGCGCGGATTCGCGACGTGCCCGCGGCGCAGATGAAGGTGGGTGCCCCGGGGGTCACCGGCGGCACCGCGCCGGTGCAGGTCGAGGTCACCGGGCCGGACCCGCAAGTCCTGCAGCGGCTGGCGGACCGCATCCGGGAGATCGTGGCTTCCACCCCCGGGACCGTCAACGTGGATACCACCCTGCGCCCGGGCAAGACCGAAGTGCTGGTGGTCCTGGACCGGGTCCGGCTGGCCCAGTTCGGCCTGTCCACCGCCGAGGTGGGCGCCCAGCTGCGCACCAGTCTCGCCGGCACCTCGATCACGCGGTTCCGGGCGGACGGCACCGAGTACGACATCACCGTGCGCTCCGAGCCCGCCGACCGGGAGTCCGTGGCGCGCCTGGGCGCCATCGCCGTGGGCCGGGTGGGCGGCGCTCCGGTGCGCCTGTCGGACGTAGCGGTCCTGGAACTGCGGAGGGGTCCCGTGTCCATCGACCGGCTCAACCGGCAGCGCCTGGTGACGGTGACGGCGTCGCTGCACGGCCGGCCGCTGGGCGCGGTCGTGGACGACATCCGGGCGCGCCTGACGGGGGTGACGGTGCCCCCGGGCTACATGGTGCGCTTCGGCGGCGAGGCCGAGTTCCAGCGGGAGGCGTTCGGCGACATGCTGTTTGCCCTTGCCCTGGGGACAGTGCTCGTCTACATGACCATCGCCGCCCAGTTCGAGTCGCTGCTGAGCCCGCTGGCCATCATGGCCAGCGTCCCCCTGGCCGGCGTGGGAGTCGTGGCCATGTTGCTGCTGACCCGAACCACGGTGAGCATCATGTCGCTGCTGGGGATCGTGATGCTGGCCGGCATCGTGGTCAACAACGCCATCTTGCTCATCGAGTTCGTGACCCAGCAACGCCGGCAGGGCGTGCCCCGCCGGGAGGCGCTGCTGCAGGCCGCCCGGATGCGCCTGCGGCCCATCCTGATGACGGCCCTGGTGTCGGTGATGGGGGGCCTGCCGGTGGCGCTGGGCCTGGGCATCAGTGGCGCCGAGTGGCGCCGCCCCCTGGGAATCGCGGTGCTGGGCGGGCTGGCGACGTCCACGGTCCTCACCCTGGTCGTGATCCCGGTGGTGTACACGCTGCTGGACGACCTCACCCTGGTGGTGCGCCGCCGGGCGCCGGCGGCCGCGCCGGCCGTGCACCCCGTGGCCGGCGCCTCCGGCGGGGAGGACTCCCGCCCTTAG
- a CDS encoding rhomboid family intramembrane serine protease, with amino-acid sequence MRLTCPQDDHVLVSQPAPRGVYWRCPACGGRAVGVGLLRRSVAREAVTRIWTAARESPRRPGRRCPSCLRSMAEVRADVGPAVDVCLSCQLVWFDAREYEQIPPAPAADEQPLPPAAREVLATARAEAEAARPPRQFGWDAPEQLWKYLPALLGMPVEYDRQTFRTVPWMTWVLVAFITAFSLRAMADLEYAVRQFGLIPAQWWRHGGLTLLTSFLLHGGIFHLLGNMYFLLVFGDNVEDVLGKVRYLALILLAAAAGDAAHIALDPRSEVPLIGASGGISGVIAFYALQFPRARLGVLFRIFLIYFRWVRMPAYAYVGVWILLQVVGAYLQLTGATSVSALAHLGGVLVGAGFWLAYRRG; translated from the coding sequence ATGAGGCTGACCTGCCCGCAGGACGATCACGTCCTGGTGTCCCAACCCGCCCCCCGGGGCGTCTACTGGCGCTGCCCGGCGTGCGGCGGGCGGGCGGTCGGCGTGGGCCTGTTGCGGCGCAGCGTCGCCCGGGAGGCGGTCACCCGGATCTGGACGGCCGCCCGGGAGTCCCCCCGCCGGCCGGGCCGCCGCTGTCCGTCCTGCCTGAGGTCCATGGCGGAGGTCCGGGCGGACGTCGGCCCCGCCGTGGATGTCTGTCTGTCCTGCCAGCTGGTCTGGTTTGACGCCCGCGAGTACGAGCAGATCCCACCGGCACCGGCGGCTGACGAGCAGCCCCTGCCGCCCGCCGCCCGGGAGGTCCTCGCCACCGCCCGGGCCGAGGCCGAGGCGGCGCGCCCGCCCCGGCAGTTCGGGTGGGACGCTCCGGAGCAGCTGTGGAAGTACCTGCCCGCCCTCCTGGGCATGCCGGTGGAGTACGACCGGCAGACGTTCCGCACCGTCCCCTGGATGACGTGGGTCCTGGTGGCGTTCATCACGGCGTTCAGCCTGCGGGCCATGGCCGACCTGGAGTACGCGGTGCGGCAGTTCGGCCTGATTCCCGCCCAGTGGTGGCGCCACGGGGGCCTGACGCTGCTCACGTCGTTCCTCCTGCACGGCGGCATCTTCCACCTGCTGGGCAACATGTACTTCCTGCTGGTGTTCGGAGACAACGTCGAGGACGTGCTGGGCAAGGTCCGCTACCTCGCCCTGATCCTGCTGGCCGCGGCGGCGGGGGACGCAGCCCACATCGCGCTGGACCCGCGGTCGGAGGTCCCCCTCATCGGCGCCAGCGGGGGGATCTCGGGGGTCATCGCCTTCTACGCGCTGCAGTTTCCGCGGGCCCGGCTGGGGGTGCTGTTCCGCATTTTCCTCATCTATTTCCGGTGGGTGCGGATGCCGGCCTACGCCTACGTGGGCGTCTGGATCCTGCTCCAGGTGGTGGGAGCGTACCTGCAGCTGACGGGGGCGACCAGCGTCTCGGCCCTCGCCCACCTGGGCGGCGTCCTGGTCGGCGCGGGCTTCTGGCTGGCCTACCGGAGAGGCTAA
- a CDS encoding cyclic nucleotide-binding domain-containing protein, whose product MADPATTLAHLKRVPLFAALPPQDLEFVARSMVERVYEPGATIVRQGEPGMGFFLIAEGRVEVTRDGKRLRELGPGEFFGEMALLEERARTATVTAASRTRCLQLVRWDFRALLREHPDLAIRILEVVVRRLRESPPPPDAD is encoded by the coding sequence ATGGCCGATCCTGCCACCACGCTGGCCCATCTGAAGCGGGTGCCGCTGTTTGCCGCCCTGCCCCCGCAGGATCTGGAGTTCGTGGCCCGCTCGATGGTCGAGCGGGTCTACGAGCCGGGAGCGACCATCGTCCGCCAGGGTGAGCCCGGCATGGGCTTCTTCCTGATCGCCGAGGGCCGGGTGGAGGTCACCCGGGACGGGAAGCGACTGCGGGAGCTGGGACCGGGGGAGTTCTTCGGCGAGATGGCCCTGCTGGAAGAACGGGCTCGCACCGCCACCGTCACCGCCGCCTCGCGGACCCGCTGCCTGCAGCTGGTGCGGTGGGACTTCCGCGCCCTGCTGCGGGAGCACCCCGACCTGGCCATCCGGATCCTGGAGGTCGTGGTGCGACGGCTCCGCGAATCTCCGCCTCCCCCCGACGCGGACTAG